GGTGGCCGACTTCACCAGCGACTCGTCCACCATCAGCGAGCTGGAGGTCAGATACTCGAAGTAGAGGTCGGCGTAATCGCCGCCGGCGGAGAGCGCGGCCGCCAGGTAGCGCTCCAGGTCCGCCGCGGCCAGGCCGTAGCGCGCGAAGATCGGGTTGGAGGAGTCCATGGTCATGGATCGGATGCGCCGGCCTCAGCACGGGCCGCAGCGCCGTCTTCCGATTATCGCATCCGGAGGTGAATTGCGCAGGCCGCCGGCCACGTCACACGGGCGGCGGGCGGCGGTCACTGCGCGAAGTTCGCGCCCCGCCTAGCATCGGCTCATGGTTCCGGAGGAACTGGCGCGGGTGCTCGAGGAGTTCCTCGCCGACGCTCGCGACGCGGTGGTGCTGGAGGACGGCAAGGTCATCTTCGACTTCGGCCGCGCCCGCTACTCCGTCTCGGCGCAGCGCGGCAAGTGCCTGCTGCACCTGTGGTCGGAGGAGCGCAACACCGTGCGCCGCGTGCTGGATTGTGAGGCGAGGAACGGCGTGCTGCGCCTGAGCGTGCAGCGCTTCGGGCAGGCCCGGCCCAGCAAGTTGGAGATCTGCCGCGAGCGCGACCGCCGCGCTCCCAGCGAACGCCACCTGACCCGCATGCGCTACCTGCGCCTGCTGGAGCGCGTCCTGGAACGCGAGTGCCCGGGCTGGACGGTGGAGAGCCTCAGCTCGGCCATGGACCTGGAGCGCTCCTTCGGGCCCATCTATGCCCGCGGGCTGGTGCGCCGCGGCGGGTCGGCCTTCGCGGTCCTCGGCGTCAACGCGGACGAGCCGCAGGCCGCCGTGGACGCCTCGCTGACCATCGCGCTGCTGTGGCTGGACCTCTGCCGCGGGCGCGCGACCCGCTCCGTGGTGGAAGGCCTGAAGCTCTTCCTGCCCGCCGGGAGCTCCGCCATCGTGCGCGAGCGGATGGCGCACCTCAATCACGCCGCCGCCAAGTTCGAACTCCACGAACTCGACGAGCGCGAGGAGACGCTGGCCGAGGTGGACTGCCGCGACCGCGGCAACATCGCCACCCGCCTGGTGCAGTGTCCGGACCGGGAGCACGCCTACCGCCGCTTCGCCGATTCCATCGCCCGCATCCTGGCGCTGGTGCCCAAGGCGGAGGTGGCGCCGCTCTCCGCCGCTGAGGTCGCTTTCCGCCTGCACGGCCTGGAGTTCGCGCGCGCCCGCCTGGCGCCGCACCGCGGCTCCTTCGAGAACGAAGAGGAGATCGTCTTCGGCGCCGGGCCCTGCGAGTTTCCCCTGACCGAGAAGAACATCGCCCAGTGCGGGGAGTTTTTGCGGCGGCTGGCGGCCGCGCGCCGTCCCCAGGGCGACCGCGCCGATCCTCTGTGGCGCATGCAGCCGGAGCGCTGGCTGGAGTCGCTGGTGGTGCGCGACGTGGCGGCGCTCGACGCCCGCCTCGATGCGGCCGCGGTCTACTCCCAGGTGCCGGCCTTCTCCGCCAGCGACCGCGCCATGATCGACGTGCTGGGAGTCACCCGCGACGGCCGCCTCGCCGTCCTCGAGCTCAAGGCCGACGAGGACCTGCACCTGCCGCTGCAAGGGCTCGACTACTGGGCGCGCGTCGCCTGGCACCACCAGCGCGGCGAGTTCCGACGCTTCGGCTACTTTCCCGGGCGCGAACTCAGCCCGCAAGCGCCCTTGCTCTTCCTGGTGACGCCGGCGCTGCACGTCCATCCCACCACCGACACGCTTCTGCGCTACCTCTCCCCGGACATCGACTGCACCCTGCTCGCCATCCACGAGAACTGGCGGGAGGAATTGCGGGTCATCTTCCGCAAGCGCCCTGACACCGCACTCCCAGCCACGGCTGCCTCTTAACCACGAAGGACACGAAGTATCACGAAGGAAAAACCTTTCGTCTTCCTTCGTGTGCCTTCGTGTCCTTCGTGGTTAAAGGTTCACTGGCTCTTTCTCGCCCTTGAAGACCCGCGAGATGCCCCGCACCAGGCGGCGCAGGGGCAATTCGCCCTTCTCGTCGGCGAAGAAGATCTCACCCACGCGGCTGGAGCGGTAATACCAGCGCTTGAGCAGGGCCAGTTCCTCCATCAATTCCACGGCCGAGCCCGGGCGCGGCGCCGGATGCGCGGCCAGGCACTCGCTCACCCGCGACTCCATGGACTGCATCTTGCCCTCGGCGCGCGCCTGCACGGGAAAGGCGAAGGGCTCTCCCAGGCGCCCGCCGGCGAAGCGGAAGATGGTGACCGCCTGCGGCTCGGGCGACGGCTGCACCATCACGCCCGCCAGGCGGTCGAGGCGGCGCACGATCTCGGGCAGCAGCGCGGTGATCCCCTGCGCTTTCTCGATGCGCGTGTGAAGCGCGGCCGCCTGCTCGAAGGCCAGCTCCCCCGAGGCGCGATCGCGCTCGTCCTCCAGCTCGCGCGCCAGCGATTGCCCGCAGGAATCCAGCCAGGCTTGCACCCGCGCGACCTCGGCCGCGTACTCCTCGTCGCTGCAGCCCTGGAAGCAGGGAGCCAGGCACATCTTCATCTCGGAGTAGATGCAGCCGGGGAACTCCGGATCGGGGTGGAGATCGAAGTCGCAGCGCCGCGCTTTGAACTGGTCGAGCGAGTCGCTGAGGAACTTCTCCGCCGCGGCGCGGGTGGGAAAGGGCCCGTAGTAGAGCGACTTGCCGCGCAGCGAGGCGATGCGCCGGGTGACGTAGGCGCGCGGGTAAGGGTTATCGAGGTGCAGGCGCACCAGCGGCGCGAAGCGCAGCTTCAGGCGCTCGCGGTAGGCCTTGGGGAACGCCAGGCGCACGACGCGGTAGAGCAGCAGCCCCGCTTCGAAGTCCGATCCGGTGCGGGTGTACTGGATCTCGGAGACGCGCGCGCGCAGGTTCAGGCGCCGGGAGCGCTCTTCCGGGAGAGCCAGCAAGCGCTCGAGGCGGCGGCGCAGGTTGGCGGTCTTGGAGACGTAAGGCTCGCCCTCGGGCCCGCGCAGCAGAAAGACCGCTGACGCCGCGGG
The sequence above is a segment of the Terriglobales bacterium genome. Coding sequences within it:
- a CDS encoding excinuclease ABC subunit C, with the protein product MLAHTLEFRPERDAEVFAATPAASAVFLLRGPEGEPYVSKTANLRRRLERLLALPEERSRRLNLRARVSEIQYTRTGSDFEAGLLLYRVVRLAFPKAYRERLKLRFAPLVRLHLDNPYPRAYVTRRIASLRGKSLYYGPFPTRAAAEKFLSDSLDQFKARRCDFDLHPDPEFPGCIYSEMKMCLAPCFQGCSDEEYAAEVARVQAWLDSCGQSLARELEDERDRASGELAFEQAAALHTRIEKAQGITALLPEIVRRLDRLAGVMVQPSPEPQAVTIFRFAGGRLGEPFAFPVQARAEGKMQSMESRVSECLAAHPAPRPGSAVELMEELALLKRWYYRSSRVGEIFFADEKGELPLRRLVRGISRVFKGEKEPVNL